In Plasmodium gaboni strain SY75 chromosome 11, whole genome shotgun sequence, the following proteins share a genomic window:
- a CDS encoding early transcribed membrane protein 11.2 — protein sequence MKITKIFYFFAALLALNFIAPNYFNGYVEAKKPLTPAEKKKRNQQIMLISGITSALAVLIGAGVGLGIHYKNKNNGDEKKDKAGAKTTTVAPKN from the coding sequence ATGAAAATCACAAAGatcttttatttcttcGCCGCCTTATTGGCCTTAAACTTCATTGCCCCAAACTACTTTAACGGATATGTAGAAGCAAAAAAACCCTTAACACCAGctgaaaagaaaaagagAAACCAACAAATCATGTTAATCTCTGGTATTACCTCAGCTTTAGCAGTTCTCATTGGTGCTGGTGTAGGTCTTGGAATCCACTACAAGAACAAAAATAACGGTGATGAAAAGAAAGATAAAGCTGGAGCAAAAACCACAACCGTCGCCCCAAAAAACTAA
- a CDS encoding putative exported protein (Plasmodium exported protein, unknown function), translating to MAMYSNLQMDTIFYRNIKCIFVLFGIFLPCLNLKNISKEYMNISNKKYFILKCFSVFLFICFLNNLKESKTTEYLNRRSIHNGELEIYNHRLLCEVEILDNYHNIPVYEDLSEGIDSDEEKIDNDNTPLFDTFYVKDFRNTPYRFGNTYKKKIRFLKCLTSLDRRVELEIMHIMKSNNESNYFMLKKEPKMRKIKRYFERYKVLSPILIGIIIAIIIVWKSTTGTLVLIPIGLIIVYIIYLWKKYNKCKYISDSFATYTVPNIFE from the exons atggCAATGTATAGTAATTTACAAATGGATACAATATTTTACAGAAAcataaaatgtatattcGTATTATTTGGTATTTTTTTACCTTGTTtaaatttgaaaaatatttctaaggaatatatgaacatatcaaataagaaatattttattttgaagTGTTTTAgtgtatttttatttatatgttttttgAATAATCTTAAAGAG TCTAAAACAACAGAGTATTTGAATAGAAGAAGTATTCATAATGGAGAattagaaatatataatcataGATTATTATGTGAAGTGGAAATTTTAgataattatcataatattcCAGTTTATGAAGATTTATCAGAAGGTATTGATTCggatgaagaaaaaattgataatgataatacaCCACTTTTTGATACGTTCTATGTGAAGGATTTTAGGAATACTCCTTATCGTTTTGGTAATacttataaaaagaaaattcGTTTTCTTAAATGTCTTACAAGTCTTGATAGAAGAGTTGAATTAGAAATTATGCATATAATGAAAAGTAATAATGAAAGTAACTACTTtatgttaaaaaaagaacctaaaatgagaaaaattaaaagatattttGAAAGATATAAAGTACTTTCACCTATACTTATCGGAATTATTATTGCAATAATTATTGTTTGGAAATCAACAACTGGTACATTGGTACTAATACCTATAGGTTTAATTATTgtgtatattatttatttatggaaaaaatacaataaatGCAAATATATTAGTGATTCGTTTGCTACCTATACAGTACCTAATATTTTTGAGTAA
- a CDS encoding early transcribed membrane protein 11.1: protein MKVTKILYFVFFMFALNFIVPNNEHNGYVEAKKKLTPAEIKKRNQKYMMYSAIASGIAVLLGASIGLGVHFSKQKAPKKKIIRQVVKKTAA, encoded by the coding sequence ATGAAAGTCACAAAGATCTTATATTTCGTTTTTTTCATGTTTGCCTTGAATTTTATTGTCCCTAATAATGAACATAATGGATATGTTGAAGCAAAGAAAAAACTAACACCTGcagaaattaaaaagagaaaccaaaaatatatgatgTACTCTGCTATTGCATCAGGTATAGCAGTACTTCTTGGTGCTAGTATAGGTTTAGGAGTTCACTTCTCAAAACAAAAAGCTCccaaaaaaaagataataagACAAGTAGTAAAGAAAACTGCAgcataa